Within the Nicotiana tabacum cultivar K326 chromosome 11, ASM71507v2, whole genome shotgun sequence genome, the region TGCAACTGGTGTAGCTGTTGCTACACTTCATGCTTGCTATGGAAGTGAGCTGAAGAAATTTGTTTCGGGGATAAGTGAGTTGACTCCAGATGCTCTACAGGTGCTGATAGCAGCTGACAAGCTGGAGAAAGATCTTGTACAGATGGCTGTTGCGGATGCTGTTGACAGTGAAGATGGAGGAAAGTCATTAATTAAAGAGATGACTCCTTATGAAGTTGAAGCTGTGATAGCAAACCTGGTGAAATCATGGATAAGGACTAGAATAGACAGACTTAAGGAATGGGTCAACAGGAATCTGCAACAAGAGGTATGTCTCCTTCTCctgttgtttctttattttagTGATCAGTTGCTGGCTTGTACTAATGTCTGGTGCCATGGACCGTCACCATTGTGCTAAACACTCTATCATCATATTCGGCATTAAGAAGCTGAAGGATTTGGGATTACGGTGTTGAAAATATTTCTTTCAGGTTGTGAAATTCTTTTCCTGTAATTCCCTAATGTTTTGACACTACCCCTTGAGTGATAGCACAAAAGGGAAGAGGGCGAGCCCGTTTCCTTCAACAAAAGTATACCCAGTATTATACACCTAATCTGTAATTTGTGTCTTATCTGCTAGTCTAAGATTTTCCTTCAGTCAACTGGTATGCCTGGAAGCTGCCTCTCAATCCAAAAGGGAGAAAATTAATGGGATCTGtcttcatctttgtttttggcTCTCATTGCCTCACCTTCCCCGACCCCCACCCCCCGGGGGGGAGGGAGGGAGTCCCAATTTAACTATTCTAATGGCACCGATTAGCGAATATTTTTGTAAGACCTCTTTATGGGAGCTTGAAATGCGTGGAGGTGATTGTGCTGTTTCTTCCTTTATATGTTGACTTCTTTAATGATGTCTGACCTAAATCTTTACATTGACTACTTGAATCATCTGAAATTAAAGGGCAGCCTGGTGCACAAGGCATCCTGCGAAAGCATGAAATGCGGGATGccttgtgcaccgggctgccctttattTCAGATGATTCAAGTAGTCAATGCAAAGATTTAGGCCCAACATCATTAAAGAAGTCAACTTATAAAGGAAGCAACATCGCCTGAAATTGGAAAAGGAAAATGGATATGGTCTGCCCATGCTGCTTGGTCATGCTGTATACAAACCTTAAACACACAGCTAAGTAGTACAACATGACCTGACCTTTTGCCTTCTTTTGTAGGTCTGGAACCCTCATGCAAATAAAGAGCGATTTGCTCCCTCTGGAGTGGAGGTCCTACGCAGCATAGATGAGACTTTCGAAGCATTCTTTTTGTTACCAATACCTATGCATCCAGCTTTACTTCCAGAGTTAATGAATGGCCTTGATGGATGCCTTCAGAACTACATATTGGAGGCTATATCTGGCTGTGGTAAATATTAATTTGGCTGCAAAGTATAATATGGTGTAACAGTTACGTTATAGACCATTAATATCTGGTGTGGTTGCAGGATCTCGAAGTACCTTTGTTCCAACTATGCCTGCTTTGACTAGATGCTCAGCTGGGTCAAAGTTTAGTGTGTTCAGGAAGAAAGAGAGGCCTCCTATGGTTTTGCTTAAGAAATCTCATAATGGGACCACTAATGGAGATGATTCTTTCAGTATACCTCAGTTGTGTGTCCGTATTAATACTTTGCACTGCATACGAAAAGAATTGGATGTGCTAGAGAAAAGGACAATTTCCCAACTGAGGGATAATATATGTGTTCATGATGATAATCTTGTTAATGTGTTGGGCAAAGGTTTTGAGCTGTCAGCAGCTGCTTGTCTGGAAGGGATCCAGCAGCTTTCTGAGGCAATTGCATATAAAGTCATCTTCCATGAGTTGAGTCATGTCTTCTGGGATTACCTGTATGTAGGGGATGTTTCATCATCCCGAATTGAACCTTTCCTGCAGGAGCTGGAGGAAAACCTTGAGATCATATCAGCAACAGTTCATGACAGGGTCCGGACACGTGTAATCACTAAAGTAATGAAAGCCTCTTTTGATGGATTCCTGTTTGTTTTGCTGGCCGGAGGACCTTCTCGTTCTTTTTTACTGGCTGATGCTGCAATTATTGATGAAGATTTGAAGTTCCTAATGGATCTATTCTGGTCGGATGGTGATGGATTGCCAGCTGACCTTATAGACAAGTTTTCAACTACTTTGAAAGGCATTCTTCCTCTTTTCCACACTGATACTGCTATTCTAATTGATCAATTTGAGCATGCAGTTCAAGATAATTTTGCCCCTTCAGCTAAATCCAGACTTCCCTTGCCTCCTACATCAGGTAACTGGAGTCCTACCGAGCCCAGCACCATTATGCGCGTTCTGTGTTATCGAAATGATAAAATGGCAACTAAGTTTCTAAAGAAGAACTACAACTTCCCAAAGAAACTGTAACCGTTCACATGGTTGGAAAATGAGTGAGGTGATGTTAGCTAACTGTAACACTGGATCTTGGATTAGGTTGTTCATATTAGGAAGCTGCGTGATTATTTTGTACAGAATACTTGTGATTTATTGAGCGCATATGACTTGACTGTGAGTAAGTTAACAGAGGAAGACGTCAGTTTGTAAAGTGAGATCTTGAGGATTACTGTCGAGGAGTGAAAGCATATCGTGTCTATGTGAAGATGTGGTACAAAGTTTATCTTATAGACGACTACATTACCAGCTGAATGGATGTCATTCTTGTTCCAAACCTTCTATGTACCTTTCCCTTTCTCCCTGATAGGTAAAATCCTAATGTTTTTTTGGATTTGTagctgtattttctttcttttgtgtcTTATTATGTATTCCGAAAAGAAAGGTTTCTTGAGCTTTTACCTATGGAAGTTGAGAGAAACAGTTTGGTTTTGTTCCTGAGATATGCTTAACTGCTTGAAGTGGGTGGTTTGTTTAACCATATATGTTTCTTACTTGAAAACTTGCATTGCCAAAATGACGTTCCCAATTTTAGTATGGCGAACTATGCTCGACAATGCTGCAAAAGTTTTTGGAAGTTCCTGCAAGTGGTCCTTTCTTTTGCATTCCACTTAAGATTCCACTAGACGAACCAAATATGTTTACTTGATCTACACTTGATGTTAACAAATTTAAGAGTTCCACTAGACCATAGCTGCTGGGAACAAAAGATGTGACTTGATCAACACTGCATGTTGATTCCAGATTCTATGCTACTCTTGTAAAATTATACTCTGGAtccttattttgcatttttagatGTGATGCATCATAGTTCATATCGCCTGGCTTCATTGAACGCGCCGTCTTGTGATATATGGGATTTATTTGTTAATAAGCATATCATACTTATACTTGATTGATTATTATAACTAGCGGAAGCAATCccaatatcaaaatcacatgtaaccTAGACAACGGAGTTTtacgggttacctcttgaagcgtgaacacaACTTTTCAGTCACGTGAGCCTTCAGTTCTACAGCGTCTCAATGGAATCTCCCCCACCCACATGATCATGATTCTCGAACGTTTTACGGTGTtttactgtgttacccaaataatatctgaaaatagcaatttcgtgtgggcgaaattCTCTAGGAAAAAGAGGCCTAAGATTTGGTCACCCACTCTTTCCTTCCTCTAGGTGGAAAGCCTTATGTATTTATAACACAGATTTTACGGGTTAAAACCTTTTTCCAAAACTTGTCGAGTTTTATTTTCCACTAAAAAAAgaattcctttatttcctattatttaggtaCAACAGAGACCATAAAATTTAATGCTTCtaattatgaaattaatttttaattttcgaaattaaagTCCACCATAGTAAATTAGGAATTATTCTACTAAAAATTCataattgcactccttattcaattttgAAACTCACCTATTAAATCTTATTCAACTCCTGATTTTAAGATTCATatactaattaattaaattaaagtacTGAtagttaatttattaattatttcttttagacttttgtttaacttatttcatgtatCGGATACAAAATTCATCGGCCgagtttacacatgaaaacttataagcttccATAAaagtgtatcatcaatctctaaataGAGACAtgaattccatcaactaactattacttcgccaatgtaaattattattatccaattaaTTAGGAAAATTGACCCACCAAAGAATCTCgctttttaataaataaaaataaaaataatatacacaactaataataattatatcaagattaagagtataagtacatttgaTGACTAGAGAATTTATTTTCTcgagtcagtataaaatacttatctctactggttcgttcaatacatacaaaatgtactagtaCAAGAAATCGGAATAagccattcccataatcaagataaattatatttaatcttgtactataatcattcctgatggtttgtccaattccatcattagattgtgaactcaaactttatacttataagaaccgatgatttaatctttcgTGTATAAGTTATACTCTATACATTAAATCATCAACTATATAAGCAAATGACACATATTTCtgtatgatctatttaaaactttattaaaattaaataataattattccataatgaaatactatatctaaaccaaaccaaacaaaacccatgattaatagtatatatcctaataatctcccacttagacttttgCTCATGAAaattattagaatatactatattCAAACGCATGGTTAATAATATATGTCCAACAACTTTCACTTAGACTCATAACCgtgcatctacaactttctcaggCATTCTTTTTCATGACTGTTAAAAGTCTCCGCCAATaaggttttgttaaagaatcttGTCAAGTTATTTCCTGGTGCAATCTTTGTCCAGTAGTTGTTACAGAGTCAATTTTTCGCAAATTGCACTGCATGGCATCAACTGACACTCAAGCCACTCAGCCTTACTTTCCCCCCCTCAATTTTAGGACTTagaatatttttagacttgtaaaCAAAAGCACACAACACTTACGGATAAAACACCCAACCTTTTATTATTCTCATGGAATATAACAAGGACTCATGTTGGAAGGCTCCTAATATGCTACTTGCTTTAGCCAACGAAATACACATACATAAAGGGAGCTGTCAATGACAGTTATAGTGCAATTACAAGAAATTACATGGGGCGTGCATGATTCCTACGAAATTATTCCTCCTTCAGCCTTCAAGCCAACTGACTCATGTGCACTGCACATGGCATAACTTCCACAGCACATGTACATCACACTTCCTTCCAATCATATTTTTTGCACACTTGTTCCAGCTTCGCCCACACTTTACTCAGCCTGCCTTGCCTTGTCTTTTAGACCATGATTCACACATAATCAGCTCATGACAATGCTCTTTATATCCATGCTGTCCCATTAATCCACACACGTGCCTTTGTCAAGTGCCATGTGCCTGCTTGCCTTCATTTGCCAAAACCGTCGTCCAGAACCAAGGCTGCCTTGTCATCACTCAAGGCACCTTATCAAGCTGACCCACCTAAGTCCCATGCACCAACTTAGGCACACTCCCAGCTCCGCATATTACTTACAAACACCTACAAGAACCCATGTCAAGGGACAATGTACAAGCCCTTGACATTGGTTCAGCCCGACATCCCTCACGTTCCAACATTAGGGGTTAACAATTCACCTCCACTAGTTGAACTCGACGTCCTCGTCGAGGATGATTTCAAATAGTCCCCTATTTGATGTTCATGTTGCCAAAATGAAGCGCCCTTTTCCTAAGTTGCATCTGCCTTGGGCTTTCCTTTCCACCAAATCAAAAATTCCGTTCGCCTATTCTTCTTGTGCATACCAAGAACCTGGTGGTCATGAAACTTCTAATTTTTTCCTCAAGCTGAGTGCGTATCTTAGGAGGAGCTCTCTTTATCTTATGTCTATCCAGATCTGCAGGATTTTCAATGTAGCTTTAGAAACTCACATGGGAAGTTGAATGTATTTTCATTCATTTTGGAAACTTTAATCGCTAAGCAACTTCACCAACTTTTTCAGCAACTTCAAAAGGACCATCGTGCCTTGCGACCAATGCTCTATGCCTCCCCTGACTGTCAATCTTTTTCCAAATATGTGGAGTAAGCTTTAACAGCACCTTATGACCCACTTTAAACTCCAAGGGGCACCTATTCTTGTCAATATATTTCTTAATTCCTTTTGTGCCTTTGTCAAGCTATCTCATCCCTCTTTGATCATAGCTTGTCTATCCCAACAGTAGCGTCAAGCAACTAAACATTTACCGCCAGTCTTTTGTTGTGCAATCATAGCTGGCTGAGTAAGTTGTTTCCCTACAACAATTTCAAACGGACTCATCTCCGTTGTTGAAGACTTGTGCAAGTTATATGAGAATTGTGCACAGTCTAGAAAATCTATTCAGTTGCATTGACTAGCAGTCGCAAAGTGCCTCAAGTATTCCTCCAATAGATGATTAATTCTCTCAGTTATGCCATCAGTTTAGGGATGGCCGTCATTGAAAACTTCAAGTTCGTTCCCATTAAATTGAACAAATATGTCCAGAACCAGCTAATCAATCTAGCATCCCTATCACTAATAACATCCTTTGGCATCCAAAATATTTTACCACATTATTGAAGAACAATTTAGCAAAAACCTTTGAAGGACACTCTGTGGAGCAGCAAGAAAAACAACATATTTGAAAATATGTCAACCGCAACCATGATTGACGACAAACCATTGACCTTAGGGAACCCGCAGATAAAGTCCATCGAAATAAATTTCCATGAATCTTCTGGAATAGGCAGAGGTTGTAGCAAACCTGCCTCCTTCTTCCGCTCAGTTTTAGCAAGTTGACACACAAGGCAACTCTTAATATAAGCTTCCACATCATGCTCCATCTTGGGCCAAAAGTAGGATCAGGATAGCAGGGCCATCATCCTTTCAATCCCAGGATGACTAGCCCATAGAGTATCATGTGTCTCCTTTAATAGTTTACGATGCAGCCCATCACCAAGTGGTACTACGATTCTCCCCCTTTGAAATAGAGGAGATCGTCCTTGATGTAGTACCGCCTTACTATACCTTCCCTCACATGATTATTGTTTTGATATACAATGGATCGTTGGCATCACACGACTTGATTTTATCAAGAAAATTAGATTCAAGTCGAGTAATGGAATAAACAATAGTAAATATCTCCTTTCGACTCAATGCATTGGGTAATTGATTGTGTCTTCCCGGCTTATGTGCCCGAACAAaatcatattcttccaagaattcTTGCTAACGTGCCTGCTTCGTACTTAGCTTTTTCTGTgtcttgaaaaatatattagcCATATTATCCGTTCTCACGACGAATTTGGTACCCAGCAAGTACACACGCCAAATCTGCAAGCAGTGGCTTACAACAACTATTTCTTTTTCATGAGCCGGATATCTTTGCTTTACTTCATTCAACTTTCTGCTTTTAAACTTCACTGGATGGTCTTCTTGTACCAACACACCTCCAACAACCTTGTCGGAAGTATCTGTATGAACTTCAAAGGGTAGTTCAAAATCTAGAAGCCGCAAGATAGGTTTTGTGCCAATAGCTTCTTTCAGCATGAAAAATGCACCATTGCATTTTTAAAGCATGCCCAAGAGTGTATACCAAAGTATGATTTTACTTAGTATTCTCCCACTATAACGAAGTACTACAAATGTTACCTTTATTACCTTACAATATTGAAATATTAATGACTTCTTACTATAATATTCACTGTTCAAACCTCACGCCCACTAGAAATAGGTATATTATGTCTATTAACGTTCTCCCACTACTTAAATGTAATGGAACATCAATTCCGATATgtgaattttgatgttcttgaacatCTATTTATTTCTTTGTCTAGTTCCTGAATTCCTATAAAactagtttacttctaggaacataGTTTATTAAATAGTCCTTATTTATAAAACTTATATTTATTTTAACAATTGCCTTATTCTCtttaggacaataaaataaaccTCCATTCATTTCCTTGGATATTCAATAAACATGTACCTATCCGTTCTTAATTCCAGCTTATCCACTTTCCCTTTCAGCACATGTGTTTGACAATCCTATACTTGAACATGCCGCAGACTGGGCTTACATTTAGTCCACAGTTCTATAGGTTCCACATGTACTAACTTAGACGGAACTAAATTCAGAATGCAATTTGTAGTTTCCAGGGATATTCCTAAAACAAACAAGGCAAATATGAATAACACTTCATTAATATATCCATATCTAAAAGaatcttattttttctttctaccACACCACTATATTATGGAGTTTCCGATGTAGATAATTGAGATGCAATCCCTTATTCTGATAAGTAATAAAAGAACTCTTAAGAAAGGTGCTCACCACTACAATCAAATCGGTGACTTAATATATTTCCTTGGCGCTTGTCCGTTTCAAGTTTTAAAAATCTTGAATTACTCAAATAATTTAGACTTACGgtgcatcaaataaatatattaatatttttagtaatcatttatgaatgtcacaaaaatactcaaaactatCTCTTACCAGTAAGTTCATTGTACTATACAAATCAGAATGGATTCATTCTAGCTTATCACCAGCTTTATTTCCTTTCGAAGGGAAACATCCTTTAGTCAATTTCCCTTCTAATCAGGATTcacaagttggtagtgcctctaCTTTCAATAAACTTTAAAGTCCATCCTTGACCAACTTGAAATCCTATCCTGATAAATATGACTTAGACACAAGTGCACATAtaagttttactcaattttgaagaaTATTTTCTCTTATGAGGTAGACTAACATTGTTCAATTCAATAGAGACATTAATAGTAACAAGGTCATGCATCCATGTACCACAAGagataaaatatttatcaagCTCAATAAACAAGAATTGTTCGAAAGAATAAACTAAATATCCATATCTTATTTTGCCTAGAAATcgaaattaaattccttctaGCAAAAGGTACATCTATATTACATC harbors:
- the LOC107765185 gene encoding protein unc-13 homolog isoform X2, giving the protein MNLGFTGKLELICQWTNLLDYMLGRRLESMVLPLELLQQFKTSDFPNPQEYEVWQRRNLKLLEAGLVLHPYLPLDETDTRPRQLQHIIHGALVKPMDTGKHSESMQVLRNLATSLACRSFDGSSPDICHWADGTPLNILLYQILLEACFDVNDQTSVIEEVDEVLEIIKKTWVILDIDQIFHNICFSWVLFHRYVSTSQVENDLLFAADNLLSEVANDAKAVKHPSCSQTLSSLLDLILGWAEKRLLAYHDSFYRDNVDIMQSLLSMGLSATKILVEHNPRNYQKKKKEVDVEFSSVDTYIRASMLRAFSQEKERLISSRKSSKKQQSSLPILSILAQNVTDLAFNEKEIYSAVLKRWHPIATGVAVATLHACYGSELKKFVSGISELTPDALQVLIAADKLEKDLVQMAVADAVDSEDGGKSLIKEMTPYEVEAVIANLVKSWIRTRIDRLKEWVNRNLQQEVWNPHANKERFAPSGVEVLRSIDETFEAFFLLPIPMHPALLPELMNGLDGCLQNYILEAISGCGSRSTFVPTMPALTRCSAGSKFSVFRKKERPPMVLLKKSHNGTTNGDDSFSIPQLCVRINTLHCIRKELDVLEKRTISQLRDNICVHDDNLVNVLGKGFELSAAACLEGIQQLSEAIAYKVIFHELSHVFWDYLYVGDVSSSRIEPFLQELEENLEIISATVHDRVRTRVITKVMKASFDGFLFVLLAGGPSRSFLLADAAIIDEDLKFLMDLFWSDGDGLPADLIDKFSTTLKGILPLFHTDTAILIDQFEHAVQDNFAPSAKSRLPLPPTSGNWSPTEPSTIMRVLCYRNDKMATKFLKKNYNFPKKL
- the LOC107765185 gene encoding protein unc-13 homolog isoform X3, with protein sequence MVLPLELLQQFKTSDFPNPQEYEVWQRRNLKLLEAGLVLHPYLPLDETDTRPRQLQHIIHGALVKPMDTGKHSESMQVLRNLATSLACRSFDGSSPDICHWADGTPLNILLYQILLEACFDVNDQTSVIEEVDEVLEIIKKTWVILDIDQIFHNICFSWVLFHRYVSTSQVENDLLFAADNLLSEVANDAKAVKHPSCSQTLSSLLDLILGWAEKRLLAYHDSFYRDNVDIMQSLLSMGLSATKILVEHNPRNYQKKKKEVDVEFSSVDTYIRASMLRAFSQEKERLISSRKSSKKQQSSLPILSILAQNVTDLAFNEKEIYSAVLKRWHPIATGVAVATLHACYGSELKKFVSGISELTPDALQVLIAADKLEKDLVQMAVADAVDSEDGGKSLIKEMTPYEVEAVIANLVKSWIRTRIDRLKEWVNRNLQQEVWNPHANKERFAPSGVEVLRSIDETFEAFFLLPIPMHPALLPELMNGLDGCLQNYILEAISGCGSRSTFVPTMPALTRCSAGSKFSVFRKKERPPMVLLKKSHNGTTNGDDSFSIPQLCVRINTLHCIRKELDVLEKRTISQLRDNICVHDDNLVNVLGKGFELSAAACLEGIQQLSEAIAYKVIFHELSHVFWDYLYVGDVSSSRIEPFLQELEENLEIISATVHDRVRTRVITKVMKASFDGFLFVLLAGGPSRSFLLADAAIIDEDLKFLMDLFWSDGDGLPADLIDKFSTTLKGILPLFHTDTAILIDQFEHAVQDNFAPSAKSRLPLPPTSGNWSPTEPSTIMRVLCYRNDKMATKFLKKNYNFPKKL